A region from the Leptolyngbya iicbica LK genome encodes:
- a CDS encoding MotA/TolQ/ExbB proton channel family protein produces MTTVFDFLARGGPVMVPILGCSVLTIATALERTWFWTSLLKRESQVVNEVLEAARQDLDEAAAIAARANDTPVGRFLSAPLRLKNPSPETFRLALENAGDKEFVQMRRGDKLLETIVAVAPLLGLLGTVTGLIATFNNLNIGGGGNTDTSQAAAGIGEALITTAAGMVVAILALLVFRIMVTFQGQQMDYFSEAGNELELIYRQYWYEPALSAVDHPAQPPRSEPFVAERY; encoded by the coding sequence ATGACGACTGTATTTGATTTTTTGGCGAGGGGTGGCCCCGTAATGGTGCCCATTTTGGGCTGCTCGGTCTTAACGATCGCCACTGCTTTAGAACGCACCTGGTTTTGGACAAGTTTGCTCAAACGCGAAAGCCAGGTCGTTAATGAAGTGTTGGAAGCCGCGCGGCAGGACTTGGATGAAGCGGCCGCGATCGCGGCCCGGGCTAACGATACCCCCGTCGGGCGCTTTCTATCGGCCCCCCTGCGGCTCAAAAATCCCTCCCCCGAGACCTTTCGGCTTGCCCTCGAAAATGCGGGCGACAAAGAATTTGTGCAGATGCGACGGGGTGACAAACTGCTCGAAACTATCGTTGCCGTGGCCCCGTTGTTGGGCTTATTGGGCACAGTGACGGGCCTCATCGCCACGTTTAATAATCTCAATATTGGCGGCGGCGGCAACACCGACACCTCCCAGGCCGCCGCCGGCATCGGGGAAGCGCTCATCACCACAGCGGCCGGCATGGTCGTGGCCATTCTAGCCCTGTTAGTGTTTCGCATTATGGTGACATTTCAAGGGCAACAGATGGACTATTTCTCCGAAGCGGGCAACGAACTAGAGCTCATTTATCGACAATATTGGTACGAACCGGCCCTCTCTGCCGTCGATCATCCCGCTCAGCCCCCGCGCTCCGAGCCCTTCGTGGCTGAGCGCTATTAA
- a CDS encoding ExbD/TolR family protein, which translates to MRRPRSSASKIPEVNLVPMMDVLMTVLTFFIIISMTLTGRQLIGIEIPENVEGTDAEVDSAVQAEALIIGLERDGNIILEDEQISFQQLTQRIRAHFAENPDGTLLLKADKNLPYDDVAVFLTDLRDIGGNRVSLAVE; encoded by the coding sequence ATGCGTCGTCCTCGCTCGTCCGCCTCTAAGATCCCTGAAGTCAACCTCGTGCCCATGATGGACGTGTTGATGACCGTGCTGACCTTTTTTATCATCATTTCCATGACCTTGACGGGCAGACAGTTGATCGGCATTGAAATTCCTGAAAATGTCGAAGGCACTGATGCCGAAGTGGATTCCGCCGTCCAGGCCGAAGCCCTCATCATCGGTCTCGAGCGCGATGGCAACATTATTTTGGAGGACGAACAGATAAGTTTTCAGCAGCTAACTCAGCGCATTCGCGCCCATTTTGCTGAAAATCCAGACGGTACCCTGCTCCTGAAAGCAGATAAAAACTTACCCTACGACGACGTTGCTGTGTTCTTGACCGATTTGCGCGACATTGGCGGTAACCGTGTCTCCCTCGCGGTGGAATAG
- a CDS encoding ExbD/TolR family protein, which translates to MRFRETRDTAPPQIDLIPMLTVMMGVLAFFVVVTLTLGSEEAIDMQLPAAQPEESPPTPSTTNPFIVEMQADGGFTVNTNPIDKETLKVEMEAYLAENADHVVYLLPARDLPYEQVIQFLGEMRAIGGDRVSLAIEE; encoded by the coding sequence ATGCGCTTTCGCGAAACCCGAGACACTGCTCCCCCCCAAATTGACCTGATTCCGATGCTGACGGTCATGATGGGAGTGCTAGCCTTTTTTGTTGTCGTTACCCTCACCCTCGGCAGCGAAGAAGCCATTGACATGCAGCTACCGGCGGCTCAGCCCGAAGAGTCTCCCCCCACGCCATCCACCACCAATCCTTTCATTGTTGAAATGCAGGCTGATGGTGGCTTCACAGTCAATACAAATCCCATTGACAAAGAAACCCTCAAAGTCGAAATGGAGGCCTACTTGGCTGAAAATGCGGACCATGTGGTCTATCTACTGCCCGCTCGCGACTTACCCTATGAACAGGTGATTCAGTTTTTGGGCGAAATGCGCGCCATCGGGGGCGATCGCGTGTCGCTCGCGATCGAAGAATAA
- a CDS encoding alpha/beta fold hydrolase, whose protein sequence is MTAQLTAPAPLEPLTWNWQGHRICYTIQGQGQPLVLIHGFGASIGHWRKNIPALAAAGYQVHAIDLLGFGASDKPPLSYTLELWETLLQDYWRAHINRPAIFVGNSIGGLMTLMMLAHAPEMAQAGVLLNCAGGLNHRPEELNLPLRMVMGAFSKVVNSNLLGPFVFNEVRRKFRIRGSLQQVYGNREAITDELVEILYRPSCDPGAQKVFASILAAPPGPKPEELLPQIQQPLLVLWGEDDPWTPIKGADIYRELSEANDENAPAVTFHAIANTGHCPHDERPEVVNPLILDWLQTLTPAA, encoded by the coding sequence ATGACAGCTCAACTCACCGCGCCCGCCCCCCTGGAACCGTTGACCTGGAATTGGCAAGGCCATCGCATCTGTTACACCATCCAGGGCCAGGGCCAACCGCTGGTGCTCATCCACGGGTTTGGTGCGTCCATCGGTCACTGGCGTAAAAATATACCTGCCCTGGCTGCCGCTGGCTATCAGGTACACGCGATCGACCTGCTGGGGTTTGGCGCTTCTGATAAGCCCCCCCTGAGCTACACCCTAGAGCTGTGGGAAACCCTGCTGCAAGACTACTGGCGCGCCCATATCAACCGCCCGGCAATATTTGTAGGCAACTCGATCGGCGGCCTGATGACCCTGATGATGTTGGCCCACGCCCCCGAGATGGCCCAGGCCGGAGTGCTGCTCAACTGTGCTGGCGGGTTAAATCATCGACCCGAAGAGCTGAATTTACCATTGCGCATGGTGATGGGTGCCTTCAGCAAAGTTGTGAACTCCAATTTGCTCGGGCCGTTCGTCTTTAACGAAGTGCGCCGCAAGTTTCGCATTCGTGGGTCGCTGCAGCAGGTGTATGGCAATCGTGAGGCCATCACCGATGAGCTTGTCGAGATTTTATATCGCCCGTCTTGCGATCCGGGGGCACAAAAAGTGTTTGCCTCCATTTTGGCGGCACCCCCCGGCCCCAAACCTGAGGAGCTATTGCCCCAGATTCAGCAACCACTCTTAGTCCTCTGGGGCGAAGATGACCCTTGGACGCCGATCAAAGGGGCCGATATTTATCGCGAATTGAGTGAGGCGAATGACGAGAACGCTCCAGCCGTCACGTTTCATGCCATTGCGAATACAGGCCATTGTCCCCACGATGAACGCCCCGAGGTCGTGAATCCGCTCATCCTTGACTGGTTACAGACTCTGACTCCTGCGGCTTAG